The proteins below are encoded in one region of Bosea sp. BIWAKO-01:
- a CDS encoding DNA-binding protein yields MDSLITAAARALAAGDPLGALNRVALRDDAPALALRGIAMAQLGDLVRAKDLLRRATRAFGPREAVARARCIVAEAEIALASRDLGWPAGALDAARVTLEAHGDRLNSAHARHLEIRRLLLIGRLDEAERKLAELDATSLPPASRTVHELVVAGIAMRRLRTKAARAALAQAEDAARRAAIPALTAEVESAALLLSTTAARLIARGEERPLLLHDVEALQASDALVVDAYRYVVRDPHRVVPLATRPVLFALARTLAEAWPGDVSRDMLVARAFGAKQADESHRARLRVEIGRLRRLLRGLAGLNATKQGFALAPHHAGDVAVLARPVEERHAGVLAFVADGEAWSSSALALALGASQRTVQRALDALAATGKVQSFGHGRARRWITPPMPGFTTTLLLPAPLPSD; encoded by the coding sequence ATGGACTCGCTGATCACCGCGGCGGCGCGCGCGCTTGCCGCAGGCGATCCCCTCGGCGCCTTGAACCGGGTTGCGCTGCGCGACGACGCACCGGCGCTCGCGCTGCGGGGGATCGCGATGGCTCAGCTCGGCGATCTCGTTCGGGCGAAGGACCTTCTGCGGCGCGCGACGCGCGCCTTCGGCCCGAGGGAGGCCGTGGCGCGGGCACGATGCATTGTCGCCGAAGCCGAGATCGCGCTCGCTTCGCGCGACCTCGGCTGGCCAGCAGGGGCCCTCGATGCAGCCCGCGTAACGCTCGAAGCGCATGGTGACCGGCTGAACAGCGCCCATGCGCGGCATCTTGAGATCCGGCGCCTCCTGCTGATCGGGCGCCTCGACGAGGCCGAGCGCAAGCTCGCCGAACTCGACGCCACATCCCTTCCGCCCGCATCGCGGACCGTCCACGAACTGGTGGTCGCGGGAATCGCGATGCGGCGCCTCCGGACGAAAGCGGCGCGCGCTGCACTCGCACAAGCCGAGGACGCGGCGCGCCGTGCCGCAATCCCGGCATTGACTGCGGAGGTCGAAAGCGCGGCCCTCCTGCTGAGCACGACGGCGGCACGACTGATCGCGCGTGGCGAGGAGCGCCCGCTCCTGCTCCATGATGTCGAGGCGCTGCAGGCATCGGATGCTCTCGTGGTGGATGCGTACCGATATGTGGTGCGCGACCCGCACAGGGTCGTCCCCCTCGCCACACGCCCGGTCTTGTTCGCATTGGCGCGGACGCTGGCCGAAGCGTGGCCGGGGGATGTATCACGCGACATGCTCGTCGCGCGGGCCTTCGGAGCCAAGCAGGCCGACGAATCGCACCGCGCCCGGTTGCGGGTCGAAATCGGGCGGCTGCGCAGATTGCTGCGGGGACTGGCCGGATTGAACGCAACGAAACAAGGCTTTGCGCTGGCTCCGCACCACGCCGGCGACGTCGCCGTTCTGGCCCGGCCCGTCGAGGAACGGCATGCGGGCGTGCTGGCTTTCGTTGCCGATGGCGAAGCGTGGTCGAGCTCCGCACTCGCGCTTGCGCTCGGCGCCAGTCAGCGGACCGTGCAGCGGGCACTGGACGCGCTTGCGGCAACCGGAAAGGTGCAATCCTTCGGTCACGGACGGGCCCGTCGCTGGATCACCCCGCCGATGCCAGGTTTCACGACAACCTTGTTACTCCCCGCTCCGCTGCCAAGCGATTAG
- a CDS encoding ATP-binding protein, with amino-acid sequence MTMIPPEERDRRAARRLWIAFALLVAVVAVVAFVIAGDTGRNRAIATTRVRAEDAGTLALAILRGELEKQRALPVILARDPDVRAALVDGDRQALDSKLEAIARETRAAVIYVLGKDGITIAASNWREPTSFVGNDYAFRDYFSAAVSGGAAEQFALGTVSKRPGLYITSRVDDGETALGVIVVKVEFDQVEADWRALGGQTFVVDKRGVVLLSTFADWRFRVEEALAPQTAADIRQSLQFGAAPLTLLPLQREGDIVRGTGTVAGAHVASRIPIPTTDWRLEVLLPVDQAIRDQRAELQTLIALLLMPGAALGALALRRRQVNLARRSVEARIKDELERRVAERTAALAGANARLVEEMAERTRAQERLSDAREELAKANRLATLGQVTAGVAHEINQPLAAMRTYAENARAFLERTDAASVDGALGKIVRLTERIGTITDTLRGFARRGGGPLGPVDLREAIDGALMILDAALRQAGVTPVVPALTPPVSVLARPVELEQVLVNLMRNAIEAMAQRRNGQAPRLAITVVAEAERVEIAIADSGPGLDTEALAALFTPFRTTKSRGLGLGLVISHDIVASFGGALSATSRPGEGSTFTISLKRTA; translated from the coding sequence ATGACCATGATTCCGCCGGAAGAGCGCGATCGCCGGGCGGCCAGGCGCCTCTGGATCGCCTTCGCGTTGCTGGTCGCAGTCGTCGCCGTCGTCGCTTTCGTGATCGCCGGCGATACCGGCCGCAACCGCGCCATCGCGACTACGCGCGTCCGCGCCGAGGATGCCGGGACGCTGGCGCTCGCGATCCTGCGCGGCGAGCTGGAGAAGCAGCGCGCATTGCCGGTCATCCTGGCGCGCGACCCGGATGTGCGCGCGGCCCTGGTCGATGGCGACAGGCAGGCGCTCGACAGCAAGTTGGAGGCGATCGCGCGCGAAACCCGCGCCGCAGTGATCTACGTACTTGGCAAGGACGGGATCACGATCGCCGCGAGCAACTGGCGCGAGCCGACGAGCTTTGTCGGCAACGACTACGCCTTCCGTGACTATTTCAGCGCTGCCGTCTCCGGCGGCGCGGCCGAGCAGTTTGCGCTCGGCACGGTCAGCAAGCGGCCCGGCCTCTACATCACCAGCCGCGTGGATGACGGCGAGACCGCGCTCGGCGTGATCGTGGTCAAGGTCGAGTTCGACCAGGTCGAGGCCGATTGGCGGGCGCTGGGCGGGCAGACCTTCGTCGTCGACAAGCGCGGCGTCGTGCTGCTCTCCACATTTGCGGACTGGCGCTTCCGGGTCGAAGAGGCCCTGGCCCCACAGACAGCAGCTGATATCCGGCAATCGCTGCAATTCGGTGCCGCGCCGCTGACGCTGCTGCCCTTGCAGCGCGAGGGCGACATCGTCCGCGGTACCGGCACTGTTGCCGGAGCGCATGTCGCCTCGCGTATCCCGATCCCGACCACCGACTGGAGGCTCGAGGTGCTCCTCCCGGTCGACCAGGCGATCCGCGACCAGCGGGCGGAACTGCAGACGCTCATCGCGCTCCTGCTCATGCCGGGCGCCGCGCTCGGCGCGCTGGCGCTGCGCCGGCGCCAGGTCAATCTCGCCCGGCGCAGCGTCGAGGCGCGGATCAAGGACGAGCTCGAACGGCGCGTCGCCGAGCGCACCGCCGCGCTCGCCGGAGCGAATGCCCGGCTCGTCGAAGAGATGGCGGAGCGCACGCGGGCGCAGGAGCGCCTCTCCGATGCGCGCGAGGAGTTGGCAAAGGCCAATCGGCTCGCAACCTTGGGCCAGGTCACGGCAGGCGTCGCCCACGAAATCAACCAGCCTCTCGCCGCGATGCGGACCTATGCCGAGAATGCCCGCGCCTTCCTCGAGCGTACGGATGCGGCCAGCGTCGACGGCGCGCTCGGCAAGATCGTCAGGCTGACCGAGCGGATCGGCACCATCACGGACACGCTGCGCGGCTTCGCGCGGCGCGGCGGGGGACCGCTTGGGCCGGTCGATCTTCGAGAGGCGATCGACGGCGCGCTGATGATCCTCGATGCCGCGCTGCGCCAGGCCGGCGTCACGCCGGTGGTTCCGGCGCTGACCCCGCCGGTCTCGGTGCTTGCCCGCCCGGTCGAACTCGAACAGGTCCTCGTCAACCTGATGCGCAACGCCATCGAGGCCATGGCCCAGCGGCGGAACGGGCAGGCACCGCGGCTCGCGATCACTGTCGTGGCCGAAGCAGAGCGCGTCGAGATCGCCATCGCCGATAGCGGCCCTGGGCTCGACACGGAGGCACTGGCCGCACTCTTCACGCCATTTCGCACGACGAAGTCGCGCGGGCTCGGCCTCGGGCTGGTGATATCGCACGATATCGTTGCGTCCTTCGGCGGCGCGCTGTCTGCCACGAGCCGCCCCGGCGAGGGCAGCACCTTCACGATCAGCCTCAAGAGAACCGCATGA
- a CDS encoding dicarboxylate/amino acid:cation symporter: MAITLDQAPAQPAPARKFYQHLYVQVLAAIAAGILLGHFWPEQGAALKPLGDAFIKLVKMIIAPVIFLTVSTGIAGMSDMQKVGRVAGKAMIYFLTFSTLALIIGLVVGNLVQPGAGLHINPASLDAKSVQGYATQAHDSSVVGFLQNIIPNTIVGAFASGDILQVLFFSVLFGLSLSMVGERGKPVVDFLQALSAPIFKLVAILMKAAPLGAFGAMAFTIGRYGIGSVANLAMLIGTFYLTSAIFVLVVLGAVARYNGFSILALIRYIKEEILLVIGTSSSEAALPTLMEKMEQAGCKRSVVGLVVPTGYSFNLDGTNIYMTLAALFIAQAMDIHLPLGDQILLLLVAMLSSKGAAGITGAGFITLAATLSVVPAVPVAGMALILGIDRFMSECRAVTNFIGNAVATIVVARWEGELDQDRLKAALSGDLPDLLDEPLLTPAE, encoded by the coding sequence ATGGCGATCACGCTCGACCAGGCGCCGGCCCAGCCGGCCCCTGCCAGGAAATTCTATCAGCATCTCTATGTGCAGGTGCTCGCGGCCATCGCGGCCGGCATCCTGCTCGGCCATTTCTGGCCGGAGCAGGGCGCTGCCCTCAAGCCGCTCGGAGACGCCTTCATCAAGCTGGTGAAGATGATCATCGCGCCCGTCATCTTCCTGACGGTTTCGACCGGCATCGCCGGAATGAGTGACATGCAGAAGGTCGGGCGCGTCGCCGGCAAGGCGATGATCTACTTTCTGACCTTCTCGACGCTGGCGCTGATCATCGGGCTCGTGGTCGGTAACCTGGTGCAGCCGGGAGCCGGCCTTCACATCAACCCTGCCAGCCTCGATGCGAAATCGGTGCAGGGCTACGCGACCCAGGCGCATGATTCCAGCGTGGTTGGCTTCCTCCAGAACATCATCCCGAACACGATCGTCGGCGCCTTCGCCTCCGGCGACATCCTGCAGGTGCTGTTCTTCTCGGTGCTGTTTGGCCTGTCGCTGTCGATGGTGGGCGAGCGCGGCAAGCCGGTGGTCGACTTCCTGCAGGCCCTGTCGGCGCCGATCTTCAAGCTCGTCGCCATCCTGATGAAGGCGGCCCCGCTTGGCGCCTTCGGCGCCATGGCCTTCACCATCGGCCGCTACGGCATCGGCTCCGTCGCCAATCTGGCGATGCTGATCGGCACCTTCTACCTGACCTCGGCGATCTTCGTGCTCGTCGTGCTTGGTGCGGTCGCGCGCTATAACGGATTCTCGATCCTGGCGCTGATCCGCTACATCAAGGAAGAGATCCTGCTGGTGATCGGCACGTCCTCCTCGGAGGCTGCGCTGCCGACCCTGATGGAGAAGATGGAGCAGGCCGGCTGCAAACGCTCCGTCGTCGGCCTCGTCGTGCCGACCGGCTACTCGTTCAACCTCGACGGCACCAATATCTACATGACGCTGGCGGCGCTTTTCATCGCCCAGGCCATGGACATCCACCTGCCGCTCGGCGACCAGATCCTGCTGCTGCTGGTGGCGATGCTGAGCTCGAAGGGAGCGGCCGGGATCACGGGCGCCGGCTTCATCACTCTGGCCGCCACCCTCTCCGTCGTGCCGGCCGTGCCGGTTGCCGGGATGGCGCTGATCCTCGGCATCGACCGGTTCATGTCGGAATGTCGTGCGGTGACCAACTTCATCGGCAACGCCGTCGCCACGATCGTGGTCGCGCGCTGGGAGGGCGAGCTTGACCAGGACCGGCTCAAGGCCGCGCTGAGCGGCGATCTGCCGGACCTGCTCGACGAGCCCTTGCTCACCCCGGCCGAGTGA
- a CDS encoding sigma-54 dependent transcriptional regulator — MTDPDSVQAVIEVAFVDDDPDLRDANAQALRLAGFRAVPLGSAQAALDRIGPDYAGVVVTDVRMPGMDGIELSRRLRALDPDIPVIVISGHADVAMAVAAMSEGAYDFIAKPYSGERLVETLRRAVEKRALVIENRRLRALAASSEEETALLGEAPAILRLRQTIRDLADVDVDVLVLGETGTGKEVVANLLHRLGRRRDKPFVALNCGALPESVIESELFGYEAGAFTGAQKRRIGRIEHSSGGTLFLDELESMPPAAQVKLLRVLEMREITPLGSNDLRRVDLRVVAATKLDLGDPAQRGDFREDLYYRLNVVTLRIPPLRERRRDVPLLFAQFLARAARKYGREVPVLERSVERHLVENAWTGNVRELVHFAERVALGLSGDLPAVQAREDVAPSSLPERLTAIEANLIREALEANRGDVRATLEMLGIPRKTFYDKLARHGIDRAAYAVSE; from the coding sequence ATGACCGATCCCGATAGCGTCCAGGCGGTCATCGAGGTCGCCTTCGTCGACGACGATCCCGATCTGCGCGACGCCAATGCCCAGGCGCTGCGCCTCGCCGGCTTCCGTGCGGTCCCGCTCGGCTCGGCCCAGGCCGCGCTCGACCGCATCGGCCCGGACTATGCCGGCGTCGTCGTCACCGATGTGCGCATGCCCGGCATGGACGGCATCGAACTGTCCAGGCGCCTGCGCGCGCTCGATCCGGACATTCCGGTGATCGTGATCTCCGGTCATGCGGATGTCGCCATGGCGGTCGCGGCGATGAGCGAGGGCGCCTACGACTTCATCGCCAAGCCCTATTCCGGCGAGCGCCTGGTCGAGACCTTGCGCCGCGCCGTGGAGAAGCGCGCGCTCGTCATCGAGAACCGACGCCTGCGCGCACTCGCGGCCAGTTCCGAGGAGGAGACCGCGCTGCTCGGCGAGGCCCCTGCTATCCTGCGCCTGCGCCAGACCATCCGCGATCTCGCCGATGTCGATGTCGATGTTCTGGTTCTGGGCGAAACCGGCACGGGCAAGGAGGTCGTCGCCAATCTGCTGCACCGGCTGGGTCGCCGCCGCGACAAGCCCTTTGTCGCCCTGAACTGCGGCGCGCTGCCCGAGAGCGTCATCGAGAGCGAGCTCTTCGGCTACGAGGCCGGGGCCTTCACCGGCGCGCAGAAGCGGCGAATCGGCCGCATCGAACATTCCAGCGGCGGCACGCTCTTCCTCGACGAGTTGGAGAGCATGCCGCCTGCAGCCCAGGTCAAGCTGCTGCGCGTGCTGGAGATGCGCGAGATCACGCCGCTCGGCTCCAACGACCTGCGCCGCGTCGACCTGCGCGTCGTCGCCGCGACGAAGCTCGATCTCGGCGACCCCGCCCAGCGCGGCGATTTCCGCGAGGATCTCTATTATCGCCTCAACGTGGTCACGTTGCGCATCCCTCCCCTGCGCGAGCGGCGCCGCGACGTGCCGCTGCTCTTTGCCCAGTTCCTCGCCCGGGCGGCGAGGAAATACGGGCGCGAGGTGCCGGTGCTGGAGCGCAGCGTCGAGCGCCACCTGGTCGAAAATGCCTGGACCGGCAATGTCCGTGAGTTGGTCCATTTCGCCGAACGTGTGGCGCTCGGGCTGTCGGGCGACCTGCCAGCGGTCCAGGCTCGCGAGGATGTCGCGCCATCCAGCCTGCCGGAGCGCCTTACCGCAATCGAAGCCAACCTGATCCGTGAGGCCCTGGAAGCCAATCGCGGCGATGTTCGCGCAACCCTCGAGATGCTGGGCATCCCGCGCAAGACCTTCTACGACAAACTTGCCCGGCACGGCATCGACCGCGCAGCTTACGCGGTGTCGGAGTAA
- a CDS encoding DUF899 domain-containing protein, whose translation MTIHMSGTREEWLAARLSLLEEEKELTRRSDELARRRQELPWVQVDKEYSFETDEGSVALADLFRGRSQLLVYHFMFGPDYKAGCPSCSAIADGFNGFYLHLANHDVTLTAVSRAPLTKLQAYKQRMGWTFPWASSAGGDFNYDFNVSFTEDVQRAGAIDYNYRRSGFVMDAMPVTGPVADFAAMSGTDVPTYTRDRPGMSAFVRDNGVIYHSYSTYARGVDGIWGMYPWLDRAPKGRNEAGGPWWRRHDEYDQP comes from the coding sequence ATGACGATACACATGAGCGGGACGCGTGAAGAGTGGCTGGCAGCTCGGCTCAGCCTGCTTGAGGAGGAGAAGGAGTTGACGCGGCGCAGCGATGAGTTGGCGCGGCGGCGGCAGGAACTGCCCTGGGTGCAGGTCGACAAGGAGTACAGTTTCGAGACCGACGAGGGCAGCGTGGCGCTGGCAGACCTCTTCCGCGGGCGCTCGCAACTCCTCGTCTATCATTTCATGTTCGGGCCCGACTACAAGGCGGGGTGCCCGTCCTGCTCTGCGATCGCCGATGGGTTCAACGGTTTCTACCTGCATCTCGCGAACCACGATGTGACGCTGACGGCGGTGTCGCGGGCGCCGCTCACCAAGCTTCAGGCCTACAAGCAGCGGATGGGCTGGACGTTCCCCTGGGCATCCTCGGCTGGCGGCGACTTCAATTATGACTTCAACGTCTCGTTCACCGAGGACGTGCAGCGCGCGGGGGCGATAGACTACAACTATCGGCGCAGCGGTTTCGTAATGGACGCAATGCCGGTCACGGGGCCCGTCGCCGACTTCGCGGCCATGTCCGGAACCGATGTGCCGACATATACGCGCGACAGGCCGGGCATGAGCGCCTTCGTGCGCGACAATGGCGTCATCTACCACAGCTATTCCACCTATGCGCGCGGGGTGGATGGCATCTGGGGCATGTATCCTTGGCTCGACCGCGCTCCCAAGGGGCGCAACGAGGCTGGTGGCCCGTGGTGGCGCCGCCACGACGAATACGACCAGCCGTGA